In Herbaspirillum seropedicae, a single window of DNA contains:
- a CDS encoding efflux transporter outer membrane subunit, whose amino-acid sequence MTALVLAALLGGCAVGPDYARPALDLPQAYKETGPWKLAAPRQIDDHQPWWEAYGDPVLNALMDQANAANQTIQQAAAQYRQAQATAEVARASLWPTIGAQAGASRAQTNTNGVQRLGNSYSVGLNASWEADLWGRIRRGAEAGEANAQASAASLAAARLSIQATLAQDYLQLRVTDLQKDLYRRTVAAYTRSLQLSTHQYEAGTALRSDVAQAETQLRAAQAQLIDLDDTRNQLEHAIAMLIGKAPAQFSLPALPPAAASDSAIDANAARLQGSLPQIPVGLPSELLERRPDIANAERLAAAANANIGVARAAYFPTLTLSASGGYNSLAFANLFNTPSRVWSLGSALAESLFDGGARSARNDAAVAAYDAAVAQYKQTVLGGLQEVEDKLSTLRVLDQESTVQAQAVQSAQLAERLAMRQYEAGTVTYLSVVTTQAASLTNQRNAVTLLGRQLVASVALIKATGGGWQAGRDAP is encoded by the coding sequence ATGACGGCACTGGTGCTGGCCGCGCTGCTGGGCGGTTGCGCCGTCGGCCCTGATTACGCGCGCCCGGCGCTGGACCTGCCGCAAGCCTACAAGGAAACCGGCCCCTGGAAACTGGCCGCGCCGCGCCAGATCGATGACCACCAGCCCTGGTGGGAAGCCTATGGCGACCCGGTCCTCAATGCGCTGATGGACCAGGCCAACGCCGCCAACCAGACCATCCAGCAGGCCGCCGCCCAGTACCGCCAGGCCCAGGCCACCGCCGAAGTAGCTCGCGCCAGCCTCTGGCCGACCATTGGCGCACAGGCTGGCGCGAGCCGCGCGCAGACCAATACCAATGGCGTGCAAAGGCTGGGCAACAGCTACAGCGTCGGCCTGAACGCTTCCTGGGAAGCCGACCTCTGGGGCCGCATCCGGCGCGGCGCCGAAGCGGGCGAGGCCAATGCCCAGGCCAGCGCGGCTAGCCTGGCGGCAGCGCGCCTGTCCATCCAGGCCACGCTGGCGCAGGACTACCTGCAATTGCGCGTGACCGATCTGCAAAAGGATTTGTACCGCCGCACCGTGGCCGCCTATACCCGTTCGCTGCAACTGAGCACGCACCAGTACGAAGCCGGCACCGCCCTGCGCTCGGACGTGGCGCAGGCTGAAACCCAGTTGCGCGCCGCCCAGGCGCAACTGATCGACCTCGACGACACCCGCAACCAGCTCGAACACGCCATCGCCATGCTGATCGGCAAAGCGCCCGCGCAGTTCAGCCTGCCCGCCCTGCCGCCGGCTGCGGCCAGCGATAGCGCCATCGACGCCAATGCCGCGCGCCTGCAAGGCAGCCTGCCGCAGATTCCGGTGGGCCTGCCCTCGGAACTGCTGGAGCGCCGTCCCGACATCGCCAATGCCGAACGTCTGGCCGCCGCGGCCAACGCCAATATCGGCGTGGCCCGCGCCGCCTATTTCCCCACGCTGACGCTGTCGGCCAGCGGTGGCTACAACAGCCTGGCTTTCGCCAACCTGTTCAACACCCCCAGCCGCGTCTGGTCGCTGGGGTCGGCGCTGGCCGAGTCTCTCTTCGACGGCGGCGCCCGCAGCGCCCGCAATGATGCCGCCGTGGCGGCCTACGACGCGGCCGTGGCGCAATACAAGCAGACCGTGCTGGGTGGCCTGCAAGAGGTGGAAGACAAGCTATCCACCCTGCGCGTGCTGGACCAGGAAAGCACCGTGCAGGCCCAGGCCGTACAGTCGGCGCAGCTGGCCGAACGGCTGGCCATGCGCCAGTACGAGGCCGGCACCGTCACCTATCTGTCGGTGGTGACGACCCAGGCCGCGTCGCTGACCAACCAGCGCAACGCC
- a CDS encoding TetR/AcrR family transcriptional regulator, which produces MLEEIGFDKLSLEGVAARAGVGKATIYRWWPNKSALAMEALLRAVEPMPPIGDSGSSRTDIELHMLQLSQLLRGKSGRVVREMIALAQFEPESKRIFNDNYLEPRRLALVSVLRRGAQRGEFREDADLSLVFDLLYAPLLQRLLTGQGDIDERQVQAQLKLVLGSITLPSLMDT; this is translated from the coding sequence ATGCTCGAGGAGATCGGCTTCGACAAGCTCTCCCTGGAGGGCGTGGCGGCGCGCGCCGGCGTGGGCAAGGCCACCATCTATCGCTGGTGGCCCAACAAGAGCGCCCTGGCGATGGAAGCCCTGCTGCGGGCCGTGGAACCGATGCCGCCCATCGGCGACAGCGGCTCTTCGCGCACCGATATCGAACTGCACATGCTGCAACTGTCCCAACTGTTGCGTGGCAAGTCGGGCCGGGTGGTGCGTGAAATGATCGCGCTGGCGCAGTTCGAGCCGGAGAGCAAACGCATCTTCAACGACAATTATCTGGAACCGCGCCGGCTGGCGCTGGTGAGTGTCTTGCGCCGCGGCGCCCAACGCGGCGAATTCAGGGAGGATGCCGACCTGAGCCTGGTCTTCGACCTGCTGTACGCCCCCTTGCTACAGCGGCTCCTGACGGGGCAGGGTGATATCGACGAGCGCCAGGTCCAGGCCCAACTGAAGCTGGTGCTGGGGAGCATCACCCTGCCAAGCTTGATGGACACTTAG
- the lepB gene encoding signal peptidase I codes for MKSTLNKLLADNKGLLAFIALMVMFRSAIADYNVVPSGSMLPTVQIGDRILVDKMAYDLRLPLTHISLLRLGEPQRGDIVTIDSRQAGELLVKRIVGLPGDVVELRDNVLFINGQPAHYHPAAEAPEAGDGSDQAAYRDERYGAMEHAVRLSAAHPSLHSSYGPVVVPPGHYMMLGDNRDNSMDSRYFGFFARDELMGRTRRIAFSLDAERGYRPRLERFGQLLDATPPRQ; via the coding sequence ATGAAATCAACCCTCAACAAGCTGTTGGCGGACAACAAGGGCTTGCTGGCCTTCATTGCCCTGATGGTGATGTTCCGTAGCGCCATCGCCGACTACAACGTCGTGCCCAGCGGCTCCATGCTGCCCACGGTGCAGATCGGCGACCGCATCCTGGTCGACAAGATGGCCTACGACCTGCGCCTGCCGCTGACCCATATCAGCCTCCTGCGCCTGGGCGAGCCGCAGCGCGGCGACATCGTCACCATCGATTCGCGCCAGGCTGGCGAGCTGCTGGTCAAGCGCATCGTGGGGCTGCCGGGCGATGTGGTGGAGCTGCGCGATAACGTCCTGTTCATCAACGGCCAGCCGGCCCACTACCATCCTGCGGCCGAAGCGCCGGAAGCCGGCGACGGCAGCGATCAGGCGGCCTATCGCGACGAGCGCTACGGCGCCATGGAGCATGCGGTGCGCCTGTCGGCGGCTCATCCCAGCCTGCACAGCAGCTACGGCCCGGTGGTGGTGCCGCCGGGCCACTACATGATGCTGGGTGATAACCGCGACAACAGCATGGATTCGCGCTACTTCGGCTTTTTTGCCCGCGACGAACTGATGGGACGCACCCGTCGCATCGCCTTTTCACTCGACGCCGAGCGTGGCTATCGGCCGCGTCTGGAGCGCTTTGGTCAGTTGCTGGACGCTACGCCGCCGCGCCAGTGA